One Fundulus heteroclitus isolate FHET01 chromosome 11, MU-UCD_Fhet_4.1, whole genome shotgun sequence DNA segment encodes these proteins:
- the gusb gene encoding beta-glucuronidase, translating into MMLRVLWLFAAFDAALLLDTGMLFPRESSSREVKALNGLWAFRADRSPNRNQGFERAWYKSSLAETGPVIDMPVPASYNDITQDPTLRDFIGWVWYEREVTVPARWITDGLRVVLRVGSAHYYSVVWVNGVKVTEHEGGHLPFEAEIGTLLREDPTMPCRITIAVNNTLTLQTLPPGTIQYMNDRTRYPDGFFVQNINFDFFNYAGIHRPVLLYTTPKAYVDDITVVTDFLDNTGLVRYNVSVQGASSATVKVTLMDKGGHCVASSTEPSGVLKVVDVSLWWPYLMHESPGYLYSLEVRLMAADGSSTYEDVYALPVGIRTINVTSTQFLINNKPFYFHGVNKHEDADIRGKGLDWPLVVKDFNLIKWLGANSFRTSHYPYAEEILQMCDRHGIVVIDESPGVGIKDIRSFGNASLTHHLAVMDELVRRDKNHPSVVMWSVANEPAAEMNPAEYYFKTVITHTKALDPTRPVTYVTCSNYARDKGAPFVDVICINSYFSWYHDQGHLEVIPLQLNTQFEDWYGKYKKPIIQSEYGADAVAGLHNDPPVMFTEEYQKEVLQNYHSVFDQKRKKYVIGELIWNFADFMTTQGILRVVGNKKGIFTRQRQPKAAAFILKERYWRLANETGTLPLWTKYPCPL; encoded by the exons ATGATGTTGCGCGTTCTGTGGCTGTTCGCCGCCTTTGACGCGGCGCTGCTGCTGGACACAGGCATGCTGTTTCCACGGGAGTCTTCCTCCAGAGAGGTGAAGGCGCTGAACGGGCTGTGGGCATTCCGTGCTGACAGATCCCCCAACAGGAACCAGGGCTTCGAGAGGGCTTGGTACAAAAGCAGCCTGGCAGAG ACTGGCCCTGTGATTGACATGCCGGTTCCTGCCAGCTACAATGACATCACCCAGGATCCCACTCTGAGAGATTTTATTGGCTGGGTGTGGTACGAGCGAGAGGTAACTGTGCCTGCCCGCTGGATCACTGATGGCCTGCGAGTGGTCCTCAGAGTGGGAAGTGCTCACTATTACTCAGTAGTG TGGGTGAATGGCGTGAAGGTGACTGAACACGAAGGCGGCCATCTGCCTTTTGAGGCAGAAATAGGCACCTTACTACGTGAAGACCCAACTATGCCCTGCAGGATCACCATCGCCGTGAACAACACTCTGACTCTGCAGACTCTCCCTCCCGGCACCATCCAGTACATGAATGACCGTACAAG GTATCCCGATGGGTTCTTTGTTCAGAACATCAATTTTGATTTCTTCAACTACGCTGGGATACACCGCCCTGTTCTGTTATATACCACTCCTAAAGCCTACGTGGATGACATCACTGTGGTTACTGATTTCTTGGATAACACGG GGTTGGTTAGGTACAACGTGTCAGTCCAAGGAGCTTCCTCGGCCACTGTGAAGGTGACTTTAATGGACAAAGGGGGTCACTGCGTTGCTTCCTCCACTGAGCCTTCTGGAGTGCTCAAAGTGGTAGATGTTAGCCTGTGGTGGCCTTACTTGATGCACGAGAGTCCAGGTTATCTTTACTCCTTGGAG GTCCGCCTTATGGCTGCTGATGGGAGCTCAACGTATGAGGATGTTTATGCTCTACCAGTTGGCATCCGCACCATTAACGTCACGAGCACCCAGTTCCTCATCAACAACAAGCCGTTCTATTTCCATGGTGTCAATAAGCATGAAGATGCTGAC ATCCGAGGTAAAGGCTTGGACTGGCCCTTAGTGGTCAAGGACTTTAACTTGATAAAGTGGTTGGGGGCCAACTCGTTCCGGACAAGCCACTACCCGTATGCCGAGGAGATTCTGCAGATGTGTGACCGCCATGGCATCGTGGTGATAGATGAGAGCCCCGGGGTGGGCATTAAAGACAT TCGCAGTTTTGGAAACGCCTCTCTGACCCACCACCTAGCTGTCATGGACGAGCTTGTACGGCGGGACAAGAACCATCCATCCGTGGTCATGTGGTCCGTAGCCAACGAGCCCGCTGCAGAGATGAACCCCGCtgaatattatttcaa GACGGTGATAACGCACACCAAAGCTTTGGACCCTACCCGACCTGTAACCTACGTCACATGCAGTAACTATGCACGGGACAAAGGA GCTCCCTTTGTGGATGTCATCTGTATAAACAGCTACTTCTCCTGGTACCATGATCAAGGCCACCTGGAGGTCATTCCTCTCCAGCTCAACACACAATTTGAGGACTGGTATGGAAAATACAAGAAGCCCATCATCCAGAGCGAGTATGGAGCTGATGCGGTGGCAGGGCTTCATAAT GATCCACCTGTGATGTTTACTGAGGAGTATCAGAAAGAGGTCCTGCAGAATTACCACAGTGTGTTCGACCAGAAAAGGAAGAAGTACGTCATTGGCGAGCTCATCTGGAACTTTGCTGACTTCATGACTACACAAG GGATCCTGCGTGTGGTGGGGAACAAGAAGGGTATTTTTACTCGGCAGAGGCAACCAAAGGCAGCAGCATTCATCCTCAAGGAGAGATACTGGAGATTGGCAAATGAAACCGGGACCCTCCCTCTCTGGACCAAGTACCCCTGCCCACTGTGA